The proteins below are encoded in one region of Tamandua tetradactyla isolate mTamTet1 chromosome 9, mTamTet1.pri, whole genome shotgun sequence:
- the MED10 gene encoding mediator of RNA polymerase II transcription subunit 10, producing MAEKFDHLEEHLEKFVENIRQLGIIVSDFQPSSQAGLNQKLNFIVTGLQDIDKCRQQLHDITVPLEVFEYIDQGRNPQLYTKECLERALAKNEQVKGKIDTMKKFKSLLIQELSKVFPEDMAKYRSIRGEEHPPS from the exons ATGGCGGAGAAGTTTGACCACCTGGAGGAACACCTGGAGAAGTTCGTGGAGAACATTCGGCAGCTCGGCATCATCGTCAGCGACTTCCAGCCCAGCAGCCAGGCCGGGCTCAACCAGAAGCT GAATTTTATTGTTACTGGCTTACAGGACATTGATAAATGCAGACAGCAGCTGCATGATATTACTGTCCCTTTAGAAGTTTTTGA ATATATAGATCAAGGCCGAAACCCGCAGCTCTATACCAAAGAGTGCCTGGAAAGGGCTCTTGCGAAGAATGAACAAGTTAAGGGCAAGATTGACACGATGAAG aaATTTAAGAGCCTGTTGATTCAAGAACTTTCAAAAGTTTTTCCAGAAGACATGGCGAAGTATCGAAGCATCCGGGGGGAGGAGCACCCCCCCTCCTGA